The following nucleotide sequence is from Ammospiza nelsoni isolate bAmmNel1 chromosome 21, bAmmNel1.pri, whole genome shotgun sequence.
AGATGTTTCCTTTGCCTGTCAATTGTCAGCTTTCTTATTCCAATTTGTGTTGGAGTCCATTACCTAAAAATTACAATGTGCAAATATTCCAGTCACTGAGCTGGCTGTCAAGGTTGAATTGGCTCTGTCAGTGGGTTGgtgttgtgtgtgtgagctgctggagtTGCTGTCTCCTGCTACCACGTTGTTTCTCTGAACAGAGGAGGGGAAGCTGAGAAAACTGCCTTGAAGATGAGTGATTTTGCTGTATTTGATTTGTGAATGCAATCACAATTTTCTGATGAGAGAGCACATGcagtttttttaaaacacatctaAGATGATATATTTTAGATTTAAGGAATAAAGAAGAGTGAAAGCAAAGACTGGCTGGCTTCACATTTTAACTGTACTGGCATTTTGTCCCTGGTGGATTCCAATCATGATGTAGACTTCATGCAAACTGTATTGGATGTTCCTCTCTCTGTGGTTTTTGCAGTCACAAAATCTCCTGCACAATTTGATGAGAATGGCACTTCCTATTTGAGTTGTGTGACTGAGCTGTAACAAATGGGACCTAAGGAGTACTGAGAACACCACACAGGGCATCTCTTGCATTTTGCAGGTAGAATTCAACAGGAAGGTGGAAATTTCCCACTGATGCAAGTGCAGGTGGTCAGGGTAGTTTGCTTCTCCAGTGGAGACTTTGTCTCTAATTACAGTTTAATGAGGACAGCACAAATCCCAAGTTCAAAGCTTTAAGATGATCCAATGAGCTGTTCGTGTTGGTTTCACTTGAGTTTTTTCCTCCCCGTGTTTCCTCTGGCAGGACCAAGAAGAACAAGCTTATTTTGCAGTGTTTGATGGCCATGGAGGAGTGGATGCTGCCATCTATGCCTCCATCCACCTGCACGTGAACATGGTGCACCAGGAGATGTTCCAGCAGGACCCGGCCGAGGCTCTGTGCCGCGCCTTCCGCGTCACCGACGAGCGCTTCGTGCAGAAGGCAGCCAGGGAGGTGAGGGCTCTGCTGTGGTGCCATGTCATGGTTTGCCTCAGATACCTCAGGTTTATCCCTGTAGATCTCCCCAGGTGTGCcatcacctctcctttccccaccctgaccctgctgagggctgtctgtcagtcctggcattccagaagggtAGTGAGTGATTGGCAGAGCTCAAAAGatgccctcagccctggggacattgggccatccaggtgtcattTGTCCCCTGAGACCTCCCCTCCTGTACCTGGTTGGTGGGATCCCtaccccttccctgccccctCTCCCCAGGGTTAAAAGACACAACAACCACATGGttcagggagttctgttggagctgttgctgcattcagaggccaGAGTAAAGCTCTGGATCAGaaccctccagcagaacccgactcctttttccttcaccattgccttaaagcttctccaccaaaggtaaacctgagctcctgcatgccTGGACTTGTCTCTAGCACCCAGCTGCAatatccagccagccaaaggtgtctcaggtgaaaccaccacagctgccacctttggtccagcagcaagggccagacgAGCCAGGCACGTCCCGTGTGGTTATATTGGTAAATAATTCCAACAGGACTGAGAGCATGAACTGCAAATCAATCCTGCCTTTCCAGAGTGGCACAGTGGAAtcagcacagagctctccaTGCCCCACTGGTGTCCATAGCTTCACATCCCATAAAAATGTCAGCTcctgcttctcccagctcccagcccctctgagggatgctgctgccatTCCCACTCTCAGCTGCCTCCCAGGCTCAGCCCTCAGGGTCACCAacacccagctgtgcctggcagcagcaggagcagccccagcagtgcccagctcctggcaggcagGTCCCATGCCAGGGATGCCATGGGGCATGTTGGTGTTCAGCCAGGTTGGCTCTGAGGGGCTGTAAGTGAGCAGTTGTAGCTGTAGGGAAAGCACTGCCTGTTCCTCCCTGGGAAtagctctgtgctgcagtttcCATGTGTTCTGTCCCTGGGTTaaggaagaaaatgctttgaaatggaaatgtatttttttccagagtctGCGCTGCGGAACCACCGGGGTGGTGACTTTCATCCGAGGGAATATGCTGCATGTGGCTTGGCTGGGGGACTCCCAGGTCATGCTGGTGAGGAGAGGCCAAGCTGTGGAACTGATGAAACCCCACAAACCAGATCGAGAGGTGAGAAGGGGCTGTGTgaacagccctgggcagtgacCAGCACAGGTACAGCTCTGGGGAGCGCTGCCATGCCAGatctctgtgagcagcagagcatGTTCCACTATCCTGGTTTGTTTGGATCTGTGAGCAAATCCTTTGGCTCATGGGGCCTGCTGTGTTTGTGAAAATCCAGGTGTTGATGGGAGTGCTGAGTGTGTGGTGCAGCTCTGACTGCTCTGTCTTGTGTTGCTGCTCAGGATGAGAAGAAGCGAATCGAGGCCCTGGGCGGCTGCGTGGTCTGGTTTGGAGCCTGGAGGGTGAACGGGAGCCTCTCTGTCTCCAGAGCTATTGGTAAGAGAGAGCCTTCATTCCTTTTTGAggcttgctttgctttttaactataaaattttaattttctagtcATCAAAATTTGACATACAGCTGAAGATAGACCTATGAGCAATAACCTCTATTTTTCCCCCTACAGTCTGAGGGAATAATTTCCAAATAATTGCTTTAACTTGGGCTAAGAGTCACTGGCTCCACACTGAGTTAATAAAGGGCTGctggaagctgtggctgcaaacCCACGGTTGTGTTTCTCTGCTGTTCTTGCACAGGGGACGCTGAGCACAAGCCATACATCTGTGGGGACGCAGACTCTGCCTCCACGGTGCTGGATGGCTCCGAAGACTACCTCATTCTGGCCTGTGATGGCTTCTACGACACAGTGAACCCCGATGAGGCAGTCAAAGTGGTGGCTGACCATCTGAAGGAGAATAACGGTGACAGCAGCATGGTAGCACATAAATTGGTGGCATCTGCTCGCGATGCCGGCTCCAGCGACAACATCACGGTCATCGTGGTGTTCCTCAGGGACATGAACGCGGCGGTCGCCGTCAGCGAGGAGTCGGACTGGACTGAGAACTCCTTCCAAGGGGGGCAGGAAGACAACGGGGAAGACAAGGAGAACCATGGAGACTGCAAACGGCCCTGGCCCCAGCACCAGTGCTCAGCACCTGCGGATTTAGGCTATGAAGGACGGGTGGACTCCTTCACCGACAGAACTAGCTTAAGCATAGGCTCCAGCGTTAACCCCTTGGAGGATCAAGGCTATTTAGACCTGACAAAAACAGAAACTAGTACACCTCAGAGTGCCAAATGTCTGCCACCAGTCCAAGCGTTTAGTCCTGGCATACCAAAGAGCGCGGGTCGGATCAGCGGCTCCCCGGTGAAGAGCGAGGCCCCGGAGCTCGGCGCGCCCTGGGGCTGCGACCGCGGGCAGGACGAGCCCGGCCCGCTGGGCtcgggggctgcagggcagggcatcTACAGGGTCAGGGGCTCATCCCCCGTCTCCTTCGGGCTGGAAGATGAACTGTTCCAATCCTTGGGAAAACGAGCCGCGTTCTCTCATTTGCGGCTCTGCAGCGGGAAGAGGCGGCGAGGAGCCAGGCTCAAACCAAAGTTTCACACGCCGCTCTGGGCTCAGGAGCCTTCCCAGGGAGAAGGATCCggcctgcccttccctgcccggggccgcaggagcaggagggccTTGGCCCGGCCCTCCCCGTGGCGGAGGCTGCCCGGCCACGGCTCTTACAGCGAGTGTTTGATGCGAAGACAAAGTCATTGTATACCAGACCCACACCTTCATCAATGCTGTCAAATGTAACCATCCCCTCGTGTTCCCCTGTCAGACTCCCATAGTAGACATTCCCAAAATAAAACTGGCATcatcagaaagagaaaaaaaaaaaaaaaagaaaaagaaaaaaaaaaagaggtgggCATTTCCGAACTGTACTCCAGTCCCCTGCCAAGCTCAACCCCGTGTAAATAGAACTAGGAATTAACCAATGTAGTTGTTTGGATCTCTAACAAAGTTTGGTGGTGGTGCCACCCCCAGCAATGCCGCAGCCGCCCGACCACCCGCACACACGAGTGTCAGCCACAtccagcagggagagcccagcagCGCTGCAcgtggacagacagacagacagacagacagacaacgCCAGGGCACGCTCCTTACACATGCAGAAGGTTGCACCTGCCTGAGAAATGTCTGTGGAGCAATACTCAAAGAAGGATCTGGGTTAGAACTGCCAAATTTTTTTAGAGCAGGGGGAAGTTTCCATAATAGAGTCGaggtgtgggggttttttgggtttttgtttttcctttcgtgttctgctttctgtttattCCAGGTGAGCGTTAAGATGAATTAGAAAATTACATCCACTTTTGCAGGTAGATGACTAAAAGCCATACAGGGTTTACCAGGTACCTTAGGAATGGACACACtaagctcctgctgctctggtcTCAGACTCCCATCGAGGTACAGACTCATCATTTACCTTTTTGTTTCCCATGTAATATAAAATGCAGAGTATGAAGAAAACTTTTCTTGCagtttaaagaaattatttcctataGCTGGAGGTGCAGTGTAGGGAATTTCGTATCTTTCTGGTGCTTTTAGTggcatttttctcatttctcagtTTAGGAAATTGTTCTCAATGAGTTGAACATGACTGTGCTTAATGCTTTGAGCCAACCTCTTCCCACCTTAACTTCATCTCAGGTCTTAAGATAACCCAACCCGTGGAGGTGTCCAGTCCCACCCTCTGTCCCCGCCCGTCCCAGCGGAGATCAGGAGCTGTTGGAGGAGCTGTGTGGCTCTGGTGAGGATTCCCAGCTGGCAAAGGCAGCGTTTCacagccaggggcagctccagggctgcgCGCTCGGGTGTGTAGGGAAGGATGCGCAGCGATCAAAGGATGCCAATGCCGAGGAGCAGCAGAGCGGGGGCTGCGCTGGGGCCGCAGCGGACAGGGAGGAGCTCGGGGCCCCGCAGGGCTCTGCTCCGGCTGCCCgggcccagcagggccaggcaggggctCGGCTGCCCTTTGTGCAGGGGAGGTCACGCCCGTGGGGAGCCGTAACTGGGACGTGAATAAGCGGCCGATTCCCATCAGCTCCACCAAGTCCAGATCCCGTTCCTACCCTGTGTTACAGCGATGCACTGGGAGGAGGATGaacaaaataaatcttcatAGGCACTTAGTGAACAATCCATATCATTTTAGCAGTAACAATAGCAGTATTAGTGTTTAGCTAGAATTTGcaaagtattttaatattaagTAGTCAAGAAAATTATTCAACATGACAAGATGGCGAGGCTTGAATTCTGCCAATTTCCGCTGCTTCTCTCTTTGATGcactattttaaaagcaatctGATGAACAGCAAAAGGCTTTGTGAGCAACCAGGAGTTGGAGTGTGGCTTTAGATTCCTTTGATCTTTTTCAGACTTTGTTTTAATCTTACGGGATCATTGGCTCTTATCTGCCATCTTATTCTGCCTTAGCTGTTGTCAACGTTCTCTTTAGCTGCAGCTTCTGGTCCAAGTCAGATTTAACGAGGAAATTTGAGAAACCATGAAATGGTAAAATATGCAACTCTGGGGCATCTCTGCGGTgcctttgttttaaattattcacAGTAATAATGACTCACTGAAAGTCCATCTTTAGCTGACTGTCATGTTCTGGAGAGAAAGGTGGTGTAAGTGCAATTCTTGATGTGAGTAAATGAGAATGCAAACCCGTCACAGATGATAAAACTTCTTCCCAGTCTGCAGGAGCAGTTGAAGAGCACTGGACTGCATGTGTGCTGTTTTGGGAAGGATCTAGCTTTTTTAGGTGTGGATTCATAAATGATAATTCTGCGACTCATCCCATTTATCTtgctaggagaaaaaaaaaaccaatccaCCATCGTAGTTGCAGTGTGGTCAGGTAAAACCATTGTATAGATAGAGCAAGTGTTCATTTCTTCACTAACTGCATATTTATAGAGTAGATAGGAACCATTTGTAAGGTAAGTCCTTTAAAGTTCTATAATATTAAAAGTAGTGGTTATTGGTCTGATTATGCTGCTCTTGATTCTACACACTAGACAAaaagcagtgcttgtgaaatgCAGTGTTTTCTCTTAATGCCACTGGTGATAGGAAGTAGTTCCTTCAGTTCAAACTCCTGTGCCCTTATCTGCTGCTTGCTGACGTAAGCAATAATCCCTCTCTAACGGTATCTAAGTGTTCTGTATTCGTACCTTGATCGTCTATCTGGTGACAGTGTAAAATATTAGGCTAATAGAGAACTATCTCATTGTATTTATTAACTGTTGATACTGAGATTTAGTCTGTGAcctgtgttttgtatttttatcGTGTATCTTAGTGGTGGTGAAAATTTGTACAACGAAATCTTTCCAATAAAGAGCTGAAGTATCCCTTTGCCGCGTCCACACAGCCCCGCATCCCTCTCGGTCGCCGTGCTGACCGTGGTTGCAGAACCAGGAGGTAGCAGTGACAACACGACTTTAGCTTTGTTCTGTTTCAGTTGTGGTGGTTTTGAGGAAGGGGCTCGGGGCTGCtttgcctggagctgctcaaaaCCGGCTCGTGAGCTCTTCACTGTGAGCGCCGCGGGGGCCGCGGTGCTTCCCAAGGCTGAGGAACGTGTGCGGTGCAGAGAGCagaacagcacagggcagggagctctTCACCCATTCCATTTGCACTAGAGGTGGGTGGAAACGCACGCGTGGAACTTTTCTTTACCTAGAAGTGCCATCCATTGTCCTTGTGAGTGAGAACCGTCCGTagctgagctgctgagctgcagcgCTGGAGGACAATGTCCAAGCAGATTTAACTTAACTTACACCACGTTTCTGGTGGTGCATCATCCTAGAAACTCCACCTGTTTTTGGAGCACTGTGTGTCAGTTGTCCCATGGGCAGATGAGGCACAAGGAGTTGTGTGCACAGACATGGCTGCTGTAGTTCAGGTCCACTCTCTCCTCACCAAATCCTCCCGACCCCAAGATTCTGcgggaataaagaaaaatgagaaagattGGTCTAAATTAGGGGCTGTTTCAGCACAATTTCTTCACTCGGCACTCAGTCACATAAACAAAGCCATCCAAGGGGATACTGCAGCTTTGTTCATGTCTGTAATTTAGGGCAATCTTTCTTTAATTCACATCCTCTTTGCGACAGGAACAAAACTTTCTACCCTCGTATCACGTGCAATAATAAGGAAGCATTAACAGGACCTCGGAGCCCGATGTCCGTGcccccctccagccctggcaccccagccatggcacagcccttgCCAGCATTAAAGACAAACAAGCCCCACCTGTCAGGGTCTCGTGCAACCCTTGTCCTGTCCGgtctttcctctccttccctctgaaGACACCTCGGGACGAGAGCAGGGGAGGTGGCTGAGCTCACCCCgagcgctgctgctgctcgtgGCCAGCCAGGCACAGTCTCAGCTCCTGGGTGCTCCTGCTGACCTTTCTGTAGTACCTTGTTCATGAAACATGTTCTTTCTGAAGTGAATAAATCCAAGCTAAATCATGTACCAGCGTTGGGACTTTTCCATTTGCAATCTTGTTCTACAGTTCACCCGCGAGTTTAGTTCTAACCATGTATTAGTCatccatattttatttatgaaagCTGTTTATACAGGAAAAACTGTTGAAGTTTTACCAATATCTTAataaaacagtaatttaaaCCACACTCCAGCTAGTCTGGTTATTGAAGAGCTAACAAAGGCAGCAAGTGCCTTTAGTGTGGTGGGAGGGGGTTTCCTTTGGATGTGGAACTGGGGTTTCCTTTGTGGATATGGGCTGGAGTTaccctgctgagctctggcttccaggggctgctcagggcccaTCGCTGTGGCCAGAGGGATGAGGCTGTCATGGCACAGCACAAGGACATCAATGTCCCTTTCCAAGCTCTGAATAAGCTGCCCATAGAAGGTGAGCAAAGCACCAGCTCCTGTCTtacccagagcagcccctgtgccccagagctcCACCAcagccccaaacacccccaaggCACCTCCAGGTgtggcctggcctggcccagcATCTGCTCCTTCTGAAGAACCAAAGCAACTTTGGGGAAAACTCTGCATCCTTCTCAATTTCTGTTTGAATCAGCATTTGGTCTGGCTTCTACAAATAGAATCCCACAGGGGTTTAAGTGCTTTTCACtgaataattaaagaaaaaagtgacaGGAAAAGCCCCTCCACGCACAGCCAGGTGTTGCAGTGAGTGGAGCTGACCCTGACAGGCTCCACCATTTTACTTATCCACACACAAAACACctgaaattcagatttcaaCATTCATTTTATTAACAAAGTGCAAACAGTTTCAAACCAGGAGTTGTAGAGCACATTCACAcggacacagggcacaggcagccacACGAGGACAACACCAGCAGGTACTGACAGGGCTCATGCTTTGTCACTAACCAGGCATCAGCTCCCACAGGAGCTTCACAAGGACTTCAGCAGCTCAAAATGCAACGAACAAAGAGTTTGGCAATGGGTGTGGTTGGTCCACGTCACCAACTGGGGAAACAATGGAGTGGTGGCCGATTTCCCCCAGCATTCCAAAGGACAGTCACATTCTGCAGGACTCTCATcccaggctggggctcagcaccTTCCCCACGACTCCTCAGGGCAGCtgaggctgggggagcagcagggccaccCCTGCAAAGGTCCTcgtgccccagggcagggtgagacAATGGCAGAAGAACCCCAGAGTGgagagggcacagcctgggcacagctccagggactCACACACCTCTCCAGGGACGCAGCCATGGATCTTCAGGCCCCGAGCCCACGCTCTACCTGCTCCAAACAAAGGCAGTGTGCACTGAGAACTCTCCTGCTGGAGAAGGCCTCAAACAAACACAATCTAAGAGTTGAAATTTTATGCCAGCTGTTCCAACCCAGTCAGTTTTGGGAGCATTCAGAgctcagccctccctccctccctcccttccaggctgcctcagaggcagagggagctcaggatccctgagcagccccaggagatCCCTCCCAGTTACCTGGTGCTGTCATCTGCAGGGACAAAACTGAGATCCTCAGAACTGGCCTGGTCCCCATCTGCTACCACCGAGGAGTGTCCTGAGGGTGAACACAGCACCAGTAAAGCCCAGTGAGCTCCCAGtgaccctgcagagccagggaatgctccctcccctcccttccctcaggCCAAAACTTCACCCCCTGGCCCCACATCTTTGATCTATTGGGTGAAAGTGAAAGCTCAACCAGAGGAGTCTCTGGAGCTCCAGtgagctgctggaagcacaTTGCTGCCAATTAAGATGCAAATCCATGTCTCAGGCAGTGCTCACCTCCCTGGAATTTGCCTACTTGCAGTGCCAGTCCTGGCTCACAGGGAGTTCCAGTTGGGAACTGGAGCTCTGGGttttccagcccttcccaggagATTCACCTCAACTGACTTCTCAAGGCTAGCACGAGTTTCCCTCTCCTGTTTTGAGCTGTTTTAATTGGGATCCCAAGAGGAGAGTTCCAAATCTTACTGGCACTTGGAGCTCTAACACCTCCACAGCCTCCCCTCCCAGAGATCTGCATCCAAGGAGCTCTGGGagggtttgggaaggtttgggaaggtttgggagggtttgggaaggtctgggagggtttgggaaggggggctctggcagctctACCTTCACTggagggctgggcagagaaGGCCTGGTTGAACACCTCTGAGGGGGAGGTGGCATCTTCCTGCTCCTCGTTCTCCGTGTCACACTCgatgtcactgtcactgctcaTCCCTGGCAGGAGGTGCAGGACGTGCTTctgacacagcccagctgcaagAGACACCCAGGGCACAGCGATGGCACAGGGTCTGCACTGCTGACTCTGCCCCATGTCCcatcctgccagctcctgggtgccagggcagagggaaggagcacGTCCCAAACACCCAGGGTCTGAtggagcacagctgggtttgTCCTGTGTcaccagctgagctgctcagtccactctgcagctggcacagaaaatCAAAGTTGCTTTTCTGGGAGCCaaaaggcagcacagcctgtggggCAGGTGAGCCTGCAGAGCCTTCAAGCAGCAATATTTTGAGTTTGAGTCTCACACAACAAATTTCCCTCccaaagcagaagcagagccCTGGTGGCTCCAGGTGATGACCTGGGGTGTcacggggcagccagagctccccATGGACAGCACAGGCTCTGCTTCTCACAGCCTGATACTCTCACTTTTGCTAAGAAAAGCAAAGTGAGGGGCCAATTCTACTGcagtttttcctctgaaggaagaaaatttgtAATATTTGCTTCCTGGGGTTTTTAACAATGAAGTATTTCAGTTTCTAAAGAGTTTTCCTATtgggctccctgctctgagaGCAGAACTGCAGGAGCACATCACGATCATGCTGCAGTGACTAAGAGCAGAAATTCAGTTTTGTCACTGAGAGACCTTCTGTAAATGCCAACTCCCACACAATATTGCACACTGCAGCTCGAGATGGATGCTGGCACCTTAATATAGGCTTTGTGCTACAATCCAGTCATTGAAATTCAAATTAGTGCAGGGGTGGAAGGCAGAAGAGTTTTAGCAAGATAAGAAAAACTCTGTGTGGactttcagaaaggaaaaaaaaggcagagttatttttttccagcatgGAAAGGATGCAGGAAGGGAGGGGGAAACTTTCCTTCAAGTCTCTAAGGAAACTGGATGATGCACCACAACACCCAGCAGgactgaggagctggagaggctCTTGTGTGGCTGTGGACAAAGTTCCACAGGGGCTGGCCCTGAAGGCAGCACAGTCACCAGCCAAGGGCAGAGGATTCTGTTTAAATGAGCAATGAGCAACTTCTCAAGGCCACTgcactgcacagcaaagccctgcaGCTGTCTCAAGGTACAAAAGCAGCTGCTTGTCCAGAGAGCCCGTTCAGCAGCCACACAGGGATCCTCTGAGCCCACTCAGATTTattctgcagctcccagcagagctcagagccaaGGAAGCAGCTTTGGGGGGGTTCCCTCCTCCCTCAAACCCCAATTTAcctccttcctcagctgctgctccctcagagctcagcccctgcagctccccgggctctgagctgctctccaggcccccaggctgggctccttCTGCCCGACACCCCTTGGAGCTGGAGCTTGGGAAGGAATTGAGGAGAAACACAAAACCCCAGGTTAGAAATTcagcctgagctcagctgtGGAAACAAAGCTTTTAGTGCCACATTGAGTTTTACTCCTTAAGTCTTCTGCACACTCACTTAGACTTCCagtttttttaacattttaatatttctaaatcaatcaaaaaaccttgaaaagtttgaatattttttttaaaaaagtgactCTACTCTACTCTATTTTTTCTATTTAGAAAAAATAACCTGAAAACTTCATTGCCCTTTGCTTAGGCGGCCAACAGAGAATTATTATCATGAAATGGTTGAAAAATTGAGTTAGAGTGAAAAACTTTATCTCAAATGAGGAAATCAAAAGTGATTAAATGTCACTTAGAGGGTATTTTGCATGGAACAGTGGGAAAGCAGACCTGGGCTGCCTTTCAATTCCAAGTGTCagactgcagccagagctgatcaaaataagagaaaaacgaaaaaaaaaaagaaaaaagacagctTGTAACCTAGTTATAAACCCAAAAATTGCTGTCCAGAGGGAACAGCAGCAACCAAGTAAACTTCAAAGTAATTTCTCTTTCATGCTACAAGCACCTGGTTTTAGGagattgtggggtttttgcaGATCAAGGGAAGGTGGGGGAGgagataagagaaaaaaaaaagcagaaacccttaccccagagcagcacctttCCTGTTCTTGTCTCCAGCAGGCAGGCcactgagggcagcagctcccagctccgAGTCTGAGCCCTCGCAGGGCGGCTCCTCCTGCTTGGGCAGCGCCT
It contains:
- the PPM1E gene encoding protein phosphatase 1E, with amino-acid sequence MAAGGSGNGGGGSAEEKTYRRFLELFLGEFRGPFGAEPEPEPEPEPEPEPAAPPPAAEAAGDADEEPGAEGEAGAAAEAEEGEGGEGDAGDPQPPAPPPPPPPLPSLPRPLSEYITEEEVEGECLDLCLQQLYKYNCPSFLASALARATSDEVLQSDLSAHFLPKRVDNADGIVQIETVKLARLVYSKLHEICSSWVKDFPLQPKPHRYYDTSIHAIKNMRRKMEDKHVCIPDFNMLFNLEDQEEQAYFAVFDGHGGVDAAIYASIHLHVNMVHQEMFQQDPAEALCRAFRVTDERFVQKAARESLRCGTTGVVTFIRGNMLHVAWLGDSQVMLVRRGQAVELMKPHKPDREDEKKRIEALGGCVVWFGAWRVNGSLSVSRAIGDAEHKPYICGDADSASTVLDGSEDYLILACDGFYDTVNPDEAVKVVADHLKENNGDSSMVAHKLVASARDAGSSDNITVIVVFLRDMNAAVAVSEESDWTENSFQGGQEDNGEDKENHGDCKRPWPQHQCSAPADLGYEGRVDSFTDRTSLSIGSSVNPLEDQGYLDLTKTETSTPQSAKCLPPVQAFSPGIPKSAGRISGSPVKSEAPELGAPWGCDRGQDEPGPLGSGAAGQGIYRVRGSSPVSFGLEDELFQSLGKRAAFSHLRLCSGKRRRGARLKPKFHTPLWAQEPSQGEGSGLPFPARGRRSRRALARPSPWRRLPGHGSYSECLMRRQSHCIPDPHLHQCCQM